One genomic segment of Pongo abelii isolate AG06213 chromosome 13, NHGRI_mPonAbe1-v2.0_pri, whole genome shotgun sequence includes these proteins:
- the LOC134759745 gene encoding uncharacterized protein LOC134759745, whose product MAVDLEYNQSDNDLIGFYRRLSFIAQCFTSLVKEDHFITLVRLLLLQPCALRRAAVAVAIVTATAEAAGARGRELDCGVVTSKVFLVWLLRIPESCSSRHSADNPSTLNCDPRGGWRSPARLLSGKVSPLSTASFSAPAFLESQARPRPPPASAVAEGTDDSSPLPADLTRGLTTHRNKQAAGFAPPPRGLWLIFHLVSCRPCATELEPRTPLVTLAFLLPQPLSYPQPGLPPLTTVGDPNRGQRWESDPPWPALPFPSILAETRLPPTHKNAAPGRRRWLTPVIPTPWEAEAGGSLEIRSSRAARPTTKNTQISQE is encoded by the exons ATGGCGGTTGACTTGGA ATACAATCAGTCAGATAATGACTTAATTGGATTTTACAGAAGATTGAGTTTTATTGCCCAGTGCTTTACGAGTTTAGTTAAGGAAGATCATTTTATCACACTTGTCAGGCTGCTGCTACTGCAGCCGTGTGCCCTTCGGCGGGCGGCTGTAGCTGTAGCTATTGTGACGGCTACGGCGGAGGCTGCGGGCGCGCGGGGGAGGGAACTGGACTGCGGAGTCGTCACCTCCAAGGTGTTCCTG GTCTGGCTTTTGAGGATCCCGGAGTCTTGCAGCTCCCGCCATTCCGCAGATAACCCCAGCACACTTAATTGTGACCCGCGGGGTGGTTGGAGAAGCCCCGCACGCCTCCTCAGTGGGAAAGTGTCCCCTCTCAGCACTGCCTCCTTCAGTGCCCCTGCATTTCTGGAAAGTCAGGCAAGGCCCAG GCCGCCTCCAGCTTCCGCAGTGGCCGAGGGCACTGATGACTCCTCCCCGCTTCCTGCGGACTTGACCCGCGGGCTAACAACCCACCGCAACAAGCAGGCCGCTGGGTTCGCGCCGCCGCCCCGGGGCCTTTGGCTCATATTCCACCTCGTGTCCTGCAGACCCTGCGCCACTGAATTGGAGCCCAGGACGCCCTTGGTGACACTCGCCTTCTTGCTGCCACAACCACTGTCATACCCGCAGCCGGGGCTCCCTCCGCTAACCACGGTTGGAGACCCCAATCGGGGACAGAGGTGGGAGTCAGACCCTCCCTGGCCTGCACTGCCGTTTCCGTCGATTCTTGCGGAAACAAGACTCCCGCCCACACATAAAAATGCAGCTCCCGGGCGGCgccggtggctcactcctgtaatcccaacaccttgggaggccgaggcgggcggatcacttgagatcaggagttcgagagcagcccggccaactactaaaaatacacaaattagccaggagtag